From Thermothelomyces thermophilus ATCC 42464 chromosome 6, complete sequence, the proteins below share one genomic window:
- a CDS encoding uncharacterized protein (predicted extracellular protein), translating into MRSIAFLLPALVAAGPIGPVVGNDGWADAPDPKEIQIVSASFSGNGCPQGTVSTSISPDKTVITFGFDAFQTYIGPGFNPTERSKNCQLHLNLQYPSGFQFAVLESTYHGYAQLETGVTGTFYSTYYFSQDASATTTTQTSITGGGIWEQGQVYTKTDQIPTASYIFSPCGANGILNINNRIALTSTNSSAIGLITDDDATVALTQQINIAWRSCGN; encoded by the exons ATGCGTTCCATCGCGTTCCTCCTTCCCGcgctcgtcgccgccggccccATCGGTCCGGTCGTTGGCAATGATGGCTGGGCCGATGCTCCGGACCCCAAGGAGATCCAGATCGTCTCGGCCAGCTTCTCTGGCAACGGATGCCCCCAGGGAACCGTGTCCACCAGCATCTCCCCCGACAAGACC GTCATCACTTTCGGCTTCGACGCGTTCCAGACCTACATCGGGCCTGGCTTCAACCCCACTGAGAGGAGCAAGAACTGCCAGCTCCACTTGAACCTCCAG TACCCCAGCGGCTTCCAGTTTGCCGTGCTCGAGAGCACGTACCACGGCTACGCACAGCTCGAGACGGGCGTGACGGGCACCTTCTACAGCACGTACTACTTCAGCCAGGACGCGTCggccacgacgacgacgcagACGTCCATCACGGGCGGCGGCATCTGGGAGCAGGGCCAGGTGTACACCAAGACGGACCAGATCCCGACGGCCAGCTACATCTTCTCGCCGTGCGGCGCCAATGGCATCCTCAACATCAACAACCGCATTGCCCTCACCAGCACCAACTCGTCCGCCATCGGCCTCATCACTGACGACGATGCCACCGTTGCCCTCACTCAGCAGATCAACATCGCGTGGCGCTCGTGCGGCAACTAA